In a genomic window of Allomeiothermus silvanus DSM 9946:
- the cysS gene encoding cysteine--tRNA ligase: MLLQLYNTLTRQKEPFVPATPGYVGMYVCGPTVYGDPHLGHARGPVVFDVLRRWLLHQGLQVRYVRNITDVGHLTDDADEGEDKIQKRAKLERLEPMEVAEKYTWAYFDAMDDLNVLRPSISPRAAGHIPEQIELTQALIEKGHAYEKNGSVYFRVSSWPEYGKLSGRNFEEQEAGARVAVREEKEDPRDFALWKAADPEHIMRWNSPWGQGFPGWHIECSAMSLKYLGEGFDIHGGGIDLQFPHHECEIAQAEAAGHAFARYWVHHNHVLLNGEKMAKSTGNLVILRDLLNQNEPMVVRFYLLQSHYRSVLDFTSAGLEAARNGYLRLLGAYREVRRQLHAAKPGKHAALEKALDTLEADFSQALNDDLNTPQAIAAFFVFLPALNKALADKAGKDSLERAEKVFAELGEGVLGLFPARVLEARLGGALLDGLIQLLLDLRERARQEKNFALSDWIRHRLSELGVVVEDTKEGPKWRVEV; this comes from the coding sequence ATGCTGCTTCAGCTATATAACACCCTGACCCGCCAGAAAGAACCCTTCGTCCCGGCTACGCCCGGCTATGTCGGCATGTATGTGTGTGGACCGACCGTGTACGGCGACCCCCACCTAGGCCACGCCCGCGGACCAGTGGTCTTCGATGTGCTGCGCCGTTGGCTTCTTCACCAGGGGCTCCAGGTGCGCTATGTGCGCAACATCACCGACGTGGGTCACCTCACCGATGACGCCGATGAAGGTGAAGACAAGATCCAAAAACGGGCCAAGCTCGAGCGCCTCGAGCCCATGGAGGTGGCCGAGAAGTACACCTGGGCGTACTTTGACGCTATGGATGACCTCAACGTGTTGCGCCCGAGCATCTCGCCCCGCGCCGCCGGACACATTCCTGAGCAGATCGAACTCACCCAGGCCCTCATTGAGAAGGGCCACGCCTACGAGAAAAACGGCTCGGTCTATTTCCGCGTGAGCAGTTGGCCCGAGTACGGCAAGCTCTCGGGACGCAACTTTGAGGAGCAAGAGGCCGGGGCCCGGGTTGCAGTGCGCGAGGAGAAGGAAGACCCCCGCGACTTCGCCTTATGGAAGGCCGCCGATCCGGAACACATCATGCGCTGGAATAGCCCTTGGGGCCAGGGCTTCCCCGGCTGGCACATCGAGTGCAGCGCGATGAGCCTCAAGTACTTGGGGGAGGGTTTTGACATCCACGGCGGGGGGATTGACTTGCAGTTCCCTCACCACGAGTGTGAGATTGCCCAGGCTGAGGCTGCTGGGCACGCTTTCGCCCGTTACTGGGTACACCATAACCACGTTCTTCTGAACGGCGAGAAGATGGCTAAGAGCACTGGAAATCTGGTGATTTTGCGCGACCTGCTCAATCAGAATGAGCCGATGGTAGTGCGCTTTTATCTACTGCAAAGCCACTACCGCAGCGTCTTAGACTTTACCAGCGCCGGGCTCGAGGCCGCCCGCAACGGCTATTTGCGGCTTCTGGGTGCCTACCGCGAGGTACGCCGCCAGCTGCACGCGGCAAAGCCTGGGAAGCACGCCGCTTTAGAGAAAGCCTTGGATACGCTCGAGGCCGACTTCAGCCAGGCCCTAAACGACGATCTGAACACCCCCCAGGCCATTGCCGCTTTCTTCGTCTTCCTTCCTGCACTCAACAAGGCGCTGGCCGATAAGGCCGGTAAGGATAGCCTCGAGCGGGCCGAGAAAGTTTTCGCCGAATTGGGTGAGGGGGTGTTGGGATTATTCCCGGCTCGAGTCCTGGAAGCTCGGCTTGGTGGTGCCCTTCTCGATGGGCTCATTCAGCTCCTCCTCGACCTCCGCGAGCGGGCTCGGCAGGAAAAAAACTTCGCCCTCTCCGACTGGATTCGTCACCGTCTCAGCGAGCTGGGGGTGGTAGTGGAGGATACCAAAGAGGGCCCCAAATGGAGGGTGGAAGTTTAG
- a CDS encoding zinc metallopeptidase, translating into MILALLLMGVVFVATLVIQFWLQSTYARYSRIANSRGLTGAQTARAILDANGLGNVRVEMVPGALTDHYDPSQKVVRLSEPNYNSPSVAALAVAAHEVGHALQDAKGYAVLRIRAAILPAANIGSTLGPILVLAGLLIGSLGIAEIGLWLFAAVAVFQLVTLPVEFDASSRALRILRQGFLGSGPEMEGAQRVLTAAALTYVAALASTLSTIFYYLTILQGARSQEE; encoded by the coding sequence ATGATTTTAGCTTTGCTGCTGATGGGGGTAGTCTTCGTAGCAACCTTGGTGATCCAATTCTGGCTACAGTCCACCTATGCTCGCTACAGCCGTATCGCCAACTCTAGGGGCCTTACTGGTGCCCAGACTGCCAGGGCTATCCTGGACGCTAACGGGCTGGGGAATGTGCGGGTAGAGATGGTCCCTGGTGCTCTCACCGATCACTACGACCCCAGCCAAAAGGTGGTGCGGCTCTCCGAGCCCAACTACAACTCGCCCTCGGTGGCCGCGTTGGCCGTAGCGGCGCACGAAGTGGGGCACGCTCTACAAGACGCCAAGGGTTATGCAGTGTTGCGCATCCGCGCCGCGATTCTTCCCGCTGCCAACATCGGCAGCACCCTGGGGCCCATCCTGGTGTTGGCCGGTCTCTTAATCGGCTCTTTGGGGATCGCGGAGATCGGGTTGTGGCTTTTTGCGGCGGTGGCCGTCTTCCAACTGGTGACCCTACCGGTGGAGTTCGACGCCTCGAGCCGGGCCCTGCGTATTTTGCGCCAGGGCTTTCTGGGCAGCGGCCCTGAGATGGAGGGTGCCCAGCGGGTGCTCACCGCAGCCGCTCTGACGTACGTAGCGGCCCTGGCCAGCACGCTCTCGACCATTTTTTACTACCTCACCATCCTGCAAGGTGCCCGCTCGCAAGAAGAGTAA
- a CDS encoding stage V sporulation protein S, which yields METLRVSGKSRPNSVAGAIAALLRSQGEVEVQAIGPAAVNQAVKAIAIARGYIAPDNLDLLVKPAFVKLDLEHEERTALRFTIKSQTLAS from the coding sequence GTGGAAACGTTGCGCGTCTCTGGGAAATCTCGCCCGAATTCTGTGGCTGGTGCCATTGCCGCACTCCTCCGTTCCCAGGGGGAGGTAGAGGTACAGGCTATCGGCCCGGCAGCGGTGAATCAGGCTGTCAAGGCCATTGCCATCGCACGGGGCTATATTGCGCCAGATAATCTGGATCTGTTGGTCAAACCGGCTTTTGTCAAGCTTGACCTCGAGCACGAAGAGCGCACGGCTTTGCGCTTTACCATCAAGAGCCAAACCCTAGCCAGTTGA
- a CDS encoding integrase core domain-containing protein: MQFTTVGREIWRGARQAQRLAEANASDPEVQERLRKLRLVKALRESKKSWKEIQDLVGISRATYHRWQKALKEKGLAGLKPRSRRPKHLRTKVHWTPGLLIRIETLRKENPTWGRWSIWLTLRKEGFQMSERTVGRILAYLEKHRRIESVAGYLARTQRGKLKRRVNRPYAKRKPRGYEARAPGDLVQVDTLTLTLGPGSMVKHFSAIDLHSRFVLAEVHSRATAKLSEGFLSLLLARAPFPIRAIQVDGGSEFMAEFEEACCALGIALFVLPPRSPKLNGHVERMQRTFKEEFYTRPLPTPLSELQAELDTYLDYYNRRRPHMALGGLAPLEFLAKMQEESVPQRVSNVLTDYTLLTLEPGSH, translated from the coding sequence GTGCAGTTTACCACCGTTGGCCGAGAGATATGGAGAGGCGCTAGACAAGCACAGAGGCTGGCCGAGGCCAACGCAAGCGACCCAGAGGTCCAGGAACGTCTGCGCAAGCTCCGACTGGTCAAAGCCCTGCGTGAAAGTAAAAAGAGCTGGAAGGAGATCCAGGACCTGGTCGGGATCAGCCGGGCCACCTACCACCGCTGGCAAAAAGCCCTAAAAGAAAAGGGCCTGGCTGGACTCAAACCCCGCTCCCGCCGCCCTAAGCACCTGCGCACAAAGGTCCACTGGACCCCAGGGCTGCTCATTAGAATAGAAACTCTCCGCAAGGAAAACCCCACCTGGGGACGCTGGTCCATCTGGCTTACCCTCCGCAAGGAGGGTTTCCAGATGAGCGAACGCACGGTGGGGCGCATCCTGGCCTACCTGGAGAAGCACCGACGTATCGAGAGCGTGGCCGGCTACCTGGCCCGGACTCAAAGAGGGAAGCTAAAGCGAAGGGTAAACCGGCCCTACGCCAAAAGGAAGCCCCGAGGATACGAGGCCAGGGCTCCTGGGGACCTGGTCCAGGTGGACACCCTCACCCTGACCTTAGGACCGGGAAGCATGGTCAAGCACTTCTCGGCGATTGACCTCCATAGCCGGTTTGTCCTGGCGGAGGTGCACAGCCGGGCCACGGCTAAGCTTTCTGAGGGGTTCTTGTCCTTGCTTCTGGCCAGGGCCCCTTTTCCCATCCGGGCCATCCAGGTGGATGGGGGCAGCGAGTTCATGGCCGAGTTTGAGGAGGCCTGCTGTGCTCTGGGGATTGCCTTGTTTGTGCTACCGCCGAGGAGTCCTAAACTCAATGGTCACGTGGAGCGGATGCAGCGGACCTTCAAGGAGGAGTTCTACACCCGGCCTTTGCCCACCCCGCTCAGCGAGCTGCAGGCAGAGCTGGATACCTACCTGGACTACTACAACCGCCGAAGGCCTCACATGGCCCTGGGGGGTCTTGCTCCGCTGGAGTTTTTGGCTAAGATGCAAGAGGAGTCGGTTCCTCAAAGAGTCTCAAATGTGTTGACCGATTACACTTTGTTGACACTAGAGCCTGGCTCACACTAA
- a CDS encoding glutamate synthase-related protein: protein MEFRKAYPEVPIGNDACGIIAIVEKSGRPSHGNVQRVLESLYRMAHRAGLIRGEGDGTGIQTDLPRELWAAYLEEAGIDGSLAQNPRFFVGHLFVPKSEGARVQELLDLFRVEGSRRGIKLLHDRRGDVTSSVLGPVGKRTEPLFLQVAGLSTDGDGPLWELGLVLEERFPVHVVSLSTASVVYKVRGSAEILKRYYPELSRAEFKSSLTLGHNRYSTNTLSTFEQVQPFGVLGHNGEINTIERLRRESRFLGIPLTGGSDSQDLNRVLEGLLYRFGLSLPEALDLVFPPILGEIKNYSPALQDLYMALRQRFGPLAQGPAALVTRHREEAVFCTDAMGLRPLWFIETEGELIFSSERGVFTAEEFVHDPRPLAPGEKMYLRLTVEGARLFPFERHQRFVLEGNLAKSGALEGFRVHLAGPRYEAPPPVAGGSEAQVEEKPAPPSLGLERAFGWDRWDAAYLDALAETGNEPIGSLGYDGPLAALNPEKPNLSEFFKETVAVVTNPAIDREREIEHFSTRSILGRRALPDGRGAGHVEEVLVPVLIEEFASASAESSPNLRWVAQGQGTLTLEDALSRFKHAVLVPQFTVEEGLLAGLKRLQEAAVQAVRDGAELLVLSDRHAYEGGVWIDIYLALAAVGRSLEEARDLEGISLRRRTSIVVHSGGVRNLHDLAVCLGLGADAVAPWLMQQKALALGGSEALQKLVEGLKKGLEKVISTMGIHELRGYGRIFSAVGLKPELAGYFGIRSFLASEQAGYGFSELERTLLERVSFLSAPKVLPAKDFRFNPRIYKTALDVAAGIAPYEHYQEKVRGLEHESPIAARQLLAVRFPEKSTVAPEEVDIGVGGHSLPFVITAMSFGSQGETAFRAYVEAAKKLNMLCINGEGGEIPDMLGKYTHWRGQQVASGRFGAHAYMLNSASVIEIKIGQGAKPGEGGHLPGKKVTPKVAAARNAVPGVDLISPSNNHDLYSIEDLAQLVEELKTINPKAKVSVKVPVIPGIGTIAVGIAKAGADIIALSGFEGGTGAARWHALKYAGMPVEIGVRRAHRALVRAGMRDKVEIWADGGLKTAYDVLRMALLGADRVGMATLAMVAIGCTICRGCQTDTCHVGIATQIETLEQAQAHGLKRFVPQEPERAVDQLVRFFSLKGEELRKLVAALGFQSLKEIRGRSDLLYQEAHSESLDLRYFFEPVSEPEWLKERSAHVLRKPLNQLTRTITEVVVEAYAEGGRELLFQEGPVGSTDRALGTHLAGEIARRRLYGKGFEAQVELRFDAGSVTGNGLAAFCVEGLEVFVEGGAQDGVAKNAYGGKVAVLKGRNPYGQYVDGSVGKSFAYGAIGGTLIVEGFADSRFCIRLSGADVVLGGEPERPVQDELGNIASRAQAKGFAFEYMTRGRALVLGDPGPWICSGMTGGRVYLRHWPEMGLNEEAMRRRLAKGAKVVIQKLDERGVADVRELMGVYLAALTQAERHDKVERLERLLLDPGSHFRMVVPANQQVAQEVSTE from the coding sequence ATGGAGTTTAGAAAAGCGTACCCGGAAGTCCCGATCGGCAACGATGCCTGCGGAATTATCGCGATAGTCGAGAAGAGTGGGCGACCCAGCCACGGCAACGTACAACGGGTCTTGGAGAGCCTCTACCGCATGGCCCACCGCGCCGGGCTGATTCGTGGGGAAGGCGATGGGACTGGTATTCAGACCGACCTCCCCCGCGAGCTATGGGCGGCCTATCTGGAAGAAGCTGGAATAGACGGCTCCCTAGCACAAAATCCCCGCTTTTTCGTAGGTCACCTGTTTGTGCCAAAGAGTGAGGGGGCTCGAGTTCAAGAACTCCTCGACCTGTTTCGCGTAGAGGGTTCACGGCGGGGCATCAAGCTTCTGCACGACCGCCGCGGTGATGTGACTTCCAGCGTGTTGGGGCCGGTGGGCAAACGTACCGAGCCTTTGTTTTTGCAGGTCGCCGGTCTTTCCACCGACGGCGATGGTCCTTTGTGGGAACTGGGGCTGGTGCTTGAGGAGCGCTTTCCCGTCCATGTGGTCTCGCTCTCTACCGCTTCGGTGGTGTACAAGGTGCGTGGCTCGGCAGAAATCCTCAAGCGCTACTACCCCGAGCTTTCCCGCGCTGAGTTTAAGTCGTCCCTTACCCTCGGGCATAACCGCTACTCCACCAACACCCTTTCCACCTTCGAGCAGGTGCAACCCTTCGGGGTGCTGGGCCACAACGGCGAGATCAACACCATCGAACGCCTGCGGCGGGAGTCCCGCTTCTTAGGTATTCCCCTTACAGGCGGCTCCGATTCCCAAGACCTGAACCGGGTGCTCGAGGGCCTTCTGTACCGCTTTGGCCTCTCGCTTCCGGAAGCCCTTGACCTGGTTTTCCCCCCCATTTTGGGCGAGATCAAGAACTACTCCCCGGCCCTGCAGGACCTTTACATGGCGTTGCGGCAGCGCTTTGGGCCCCTTGCGCAAGGGCCTGCCGCGCTCGTGACGCGCCATCGCGAGGAAGCGGTGTTCTGTACCGACGCCATGGGTTTGCGCCCCTTGTGGTTTATTGAGACCGAGGGTGAGCTGATCTTTTCCTCCGAGCGAGGGGTCTTCACCGCCGAGGAGTTCGTCCACGACCCGCGTCCTCTGGCTCCCGGGGAGAAGATGTACTTGCGCCTTACCGTCGAGGGGGCCCGGCTTTTCCCCTTCGAGCGTCACCAGCGCTTCGTGCTCGAGGGCAACCTGGCAAAAAGTGGAGCCCTAGAGGGTTTCCGGGTTCACCTAGCTGGGCCACGCTACGAAGCACCGCCGCCGGTCGCGGGCGGCTCGGAAGCCCAGGTGGAGGAGAAGCCCGCCCCCCCTTCGCTGGGCCTCGAGCGGGCCTTCGGTTGGGATCGCTGGGATGCTGCTTACCTGGATGCCCTGGCCGAGACCGGCAACGAGCCGATCGGTTCGCTCGGTTATGATGGGCCGCTGGCGGCTTTAAACCCCGAAAAGCCCAACCTATCGGAGTTCTTCAAGGAAACTGTAGCGGTTGTAACCAACCCAGCCATTGACCGCGAGCGCGAGATCGAGCACTTCTCCACTCGTTCCATCCTGGGCCGCCGGGCCTTGCCTGACGGACGCGGGGCCGGGCACGTCGAGGAGGTGCTGGTTCCCGTGCTCATCGAGGAGTTCGCTTCGGCATCCGCCGAGAGCAGCCCGAACCTCCGCTGGGTCGCCCAGGGGCAGGGCACGTTGACGCTCGAGGATGCCCTCTCCCGCTTCAAACACGCCGTCCTGGTTCCTCAGTTCACCGTCGAGGAAGGTCTGCTAGCTGGGCTCAAACGCCTCCAGGAGGCCGCCGTTCAGGCGGTGCGGGACGGAGCCGAACTGCTGGTGCTCTCAGACCGCCACGCCTATGAGGGTGGGGTCTGGATCGACATCTACCTGGCCCTAGCCGCTGTGGGGCGTTCGCTTGAAGAGGCCCGCGACCTTGAAGGCATCAGCCTACGCCGCCGTACCTCGATCGTGGTGCACTCCGGTGGGGTGCGAAATCTCCACGACTTGGCGGTGTGTCTGGGCCTGGGGGCCGACGCGGTGGCCCCCTGGCTGATGCAGCAAAAGGCCCTAGCCCTAGGGGGCAGCGAAGCCCTGCAAAAGCTGGTGGAGGGGCTCAAGAAGGGCCTCGAGAAGGTCATCAGCACCATGGGTATCCATGAGCTGCGCGGTTACGGGCGGATCTTTAGCGCGGTGGGGCTCAAACCCGAGCTGGCCGGGTATTTTGGTATCAGGAGCTTCCTGGCCTCCGAGCAAGCGGGGTACGGCTTCTCCGAACTCGAGCGCACCCTGCTCGAGCGGGTTAGCTTCCTCAGCGCCCCCAAGGTGCTGCCGGCCAAGGACTTCCGCTTCAACCCACGCATCTACAAGACCGCCCTGGATGTGGCAGCGGGTATAGCCCCTTATGAGCACTACCAAGAGAAAGTGCGGGGGCTCGAGCACGAATCCCCCATCGCGGCCCGGCAGCTCTTGGCAGTGCGCTTTCCCGAGAAGAGCACCGTAGCCCCCGAGGAAGTGGACATCGGAGTGGGTGGGCACTCGCTGCCCTTTGTCATCACCGCCATGAGCTTCGGTTCGCAGGGCGAGACTGCCTTCCGCGCCTACGTCGAGGCGGCCAAGAAGCTCAACATGCTGTGCATCAACGGCGAGGGGGGCGAGATCCCTGACATGCTGGGGAAGTACACCCACTGGCGCGGCCAGCAGGTGGCCTCCGGGCGCTTCGGGGCACACGCCTATATGCTCAACTCGGCCTCGGTGATCGAGATCAAGATCGGGCAGGGGGCCAAGCCTGGCGAGGGCGGCCACCTCCCCGGCAAGAAAGTCACCCCCAAGGTGGCTGCGGCCCGCAACGCAGTGCCCGGCGTGGACCTCATCTCGCCCTCCAACAACCACGACCTGTACTCCATCGAAGACCTGGCCCAACTGGTCGAGGAACTCAAGACCATCAACCCCAAAGCCAAGGTCTCGGTGAAGGTGCCGGTGATCCCCGGTATCGGCACCATCGCAGTGGGGATTGCCAAGGCCGGAGCCGACATCATTGCCCTCTCCGGCTTCGAAGGGGGAACCGGGGCGGCCCGCTGGCACGCCCTCAAGTACGCCGGGATGCCGGTAGAGATCGGGGTACGCCGGGCCCACCGGGCTTTGGTGCGGGCCGGGATGCGCGACAAAGTAGAGATCTGGGCTGACGGCGGCCTCAAGACGGCCTATGACGTGCTGCGCATGGCCTTGCTGGGAGCGGACCGGGTGGGCATGGCTACGTTGGCGATGGTCGCCATCGGGTGCACGATCTGTCGGGGGTGTCAAACCGATACCTGCCATGTGGGCATCGCCACCCAGATCGAGACGCTCGAGCAGGCCCAAGCCCACGGCCTCAAGCGCTTCGTACCGCAGGAGCCCGAGCGTGCCGTGGACCAGCTGGTGCGCTTCTTCTCGCTGAAGGGGGAGGAGCTGCGCAAACTCGTGGCGGCTTTGGGCTTCCAGTCGCTCAAGGAGATTCGGGGCCGCAGCGACCTGCTCTACCAGGAAGCCCACAGCGAGTCTTTGGATCTTCGCTATTTCTTCGAGCCGGTCAGCGAACCCGAGTGGCTGAAGGAGCGCTCGGCGCACGTGCTGCGTAAGCCTCTCAACCAGCTTACCCGCACCATCACCGAGGTTGTCGTTGAGGCTTATGCAGAGGGCGGGCGCGAGCTTTTGTTTCAGGAGGGGCCGGTGGGCTCCACCGACCGCGCCTTGGGGACGCACCTGGCGGGGGAGATTGCCCGTCGCAGGCTCTACGGCAAAGGCTTTGAGGCCCAGGTCGAGCTGCGCTTCGATGCGGGTTCGGTCACGGGGAATGGGCTGGCCGCGTTCTGTGTGGAGGGGCTCGAGGTCTTTGTCGAAGGCGGAGCCCAAGACGGCGTAGCTAAGAACGCCTATGGCGGCAAGGTAGCGGTGCTCAAAGGGCGCAACCCCTACGGCCAGTACGTGGACGGCAGTGTGGGCAAGAGCTTCGCCTACGGGGCCATCGGCGGCACCCTGATCGTGGAGGGTTTCGCGGATAGCCGCTTTTGTATCCGCCTCTCCGGGGCTGACGTCGTGCTGGGCGGTGAGCCGGAGCGCCCGGTGCAAGACGAACTGGGCAACATCGCTTCACGGGCCCAGGCCAAGGGATTTGCCTTTGAGTACATGACCCGGGGCCGCGCGCTGGTGTTGGGGGATCCCGGCCCTTGGATCTGCTCAGGTATGACCGGTGGACGGGTTTACTTGCGCCACTGGCCGGAGATGGGCTTGAACGAGGAGGCCATGCGCCGCCGCCTGGCCAAAGGGGCTAAAGTAGTGATCCAAAAGCTCGACGAACGGGGTGTAGCCGATGTGCGCGAGCTGATGGGGGTCTACTTGGCCGCCCTCACCCAGGCCGAGCGGCACGACAAGGTAGAACGGCTCGAGCGCCTTCTCCTCGACCCTGGCTCCCACTTTCGCATGGTGGTTCCAGCCAACCAGCAGGTTGCGCAGGAAGTGAGTACGGAGTAG